A single genomic interval of Shewanella halotolerans harbors:
- a CDS encoding LysR family transcriptional regulator, whose protein sequence is MNKIDQLNYNQLKVFIAVYEHGQSHQAANELGITPSGVSRTLKILRDIFKDSLFIRRCSGFVATEKTHQLIPMARELVAHYQKLEMQHSVFTPAESGGQYVIHAYDEFIYPVQQVIRNEILTEAPNMKFDVRVLTHDCSSDLANGDVDFVVVYEGFNGKNLNAEMFSATDNLYILARSGHPLLKQELTLDNITQYACLEIDNYDDLSCPLLVNLCREEELCMEVDGYTDSVATAMRLLSESDAITLVCNEFTRQFVDMLPAVQWVKLPEELAKRCRIRRRENREIGNYLLYGNVNQSAAFNWVKSKLICGLESAWRRAAER, encoded by the coding sequence ATGAATAAGATTGACCAACTTAATTACAATCAATTAAAAGTGTTCATCGCCGTCTATGAACACGGGCAGAGTCATCAGGCTGCCAATGAACTGGGAATCACGCCTTCAGGTGTGAGCCGCACCCTAAAGATCTTAAGAGACATATTTAAAGACTCCCTCTTTATTCGTCGCTGTTCCGGTTTCGTCGCGACGGAGAAGACCCACCAGCTGATCCCTATGGCCAGAGAATTGGTGGCCCACTATCAGAAACTCGAGATGCAGCACTCGGTATTTACCCCGGCTGAATCGGGCGGCCAATATGTTATTCACGCCTACGATGAGTTCATCTACCCAGTACAACAGGTGATCCGCAACGAGATCCTCACCGAGGCGCCCAACATGAAGTTTGATGTCAGGGTGCTGACCCATGACTGCAGTAGCGATCTCGCCAATGGCGATGTCGACTTCGTGGTGGTCTATGAAGGCTTCAACGGTAAGAACCTCAACGCCGAGATGTTTTCCGCCACCGACAATCTCTACATCCTGGCGCGCAGCGGCCATCCGCTCCTCAAGCAGGAACTCACCCTAGACAACATCACCCAATATGCCTGCCTAGAGATAGACAACTATGACGACCTGAGTTGCCCGCTGCTGGTAAACCTCTGCCGCGAAGAGGAGCTGTGCATGGAGGTCGACGGTTATACCGACAGCGTGGCTACCGCCATGCGCCTACTGAGCGAGTCTGACGCCATCACCTTAGTTTGCAACGAATTTACCCGCCAGTTCGTCGACATGTTGCCCGCTGTGCAGTGGGTCAAGCTGCCCGAAGAGCTGGCCAAGCGTTGCCGCATTCGTCGCCGGGAAAACCGCGAGATCGGTAATTACCTCTTATATGGCAACGTCAATCAGTCGGCCGCCTTTAACTGGGTGAAGTCTAAGCTCATCTGCGGCCTGGAAAGCGCTTGGCGCAGGGCGGCAGAACGCTGA